A stretch of the Chelonoidis abingdonii isolate Lonesome George chromosome 11, CheloAbing_2.0, whole genome shotgun sequence genome encodes the following:
- the HJV gene encoding hemojuvelin — MGKSACSTRPQQLETTCFILRALFLLLFCRHACCQCKILRCNADYVAATLNLRGSNKDAAYCNALRSYSHCTRKTARTCRGDLVYHSAVHGIEDLMIQHNCSKEGPTSPPRPRLPAPNHQGFESLDICNYEKSFLYKHGQPPTYQHCAAFGDPHVRTFQDEFHTCRVEGSWPLLDNNYLFVQATSYLVAKSSNATATGKLTIIFKNMKECIDQKVYQAEIDNLPAAFEDGSVNGGERPGGSSLTIQEHAPGQHVEIRAAYIGTIIAVRQAGRQLSFSIRAAEEVARSFTEEQDLQLCVGGCPPSQRISRSECRHTGIATETARLLCKEKLPVEDVYFQSCVFDVVTSGDANFTLAAHGALEDAKMFHPDAEKLHIFQTGAGCCLISLPFLLVIITSNLLAIQLCF, encoded by the exons ATGGGGAAGTCAGCCTGCAGTACGAGGCCACAGCAACTGGAAACCACCTGCTTCATCCTCAGAgcactcttcctcctcctcttctgcagGCATG CTTGCTGCCAGTGTAAGATCCTGCGCTGCAATGCTGACTACGTGGCCGCCACCCTCAACCTGCGCGGCTCCAACAAGGACGCGGCTTACTGCAACGCCCTGCGCTCCTACTCCCATTGCACCCGCAAGACGGCCCGGACCTGCCGGGGCGACCTGGTCTACCACTCTGCCGTCCACGGCATCGAGGACCTCATGATTCAGCACAACTGCTCCAAGGAAGGCCCCACCTCGCCGCCCCGGCCCCGCCTGCCGGCACCCAACCACCAGGGCTTTGAGTCCCTGGACATCTGCAACTACGAGAAGAGCTTCCTCTACAAGCATGGCCAGCCCCCCACCTACCAGCACTGTGCCGCCTTCGGGGACCCCCATGTCCGCACCTTCCAGGATGAGTTCCACACCTGCCGCGTGGAGGGCTCCTGGCCTCTCCTGGACAATAACTACTTGTTTGTGCAGGCAACTAGCTACCTGGTGGCAAAGAGTTCCAACGCGACTGCCACCGGCAAG CTCACGATCATATTTAAGAACATGAAGGAATGCATCGACCAGAAGGTCTACCAGGCCGAAATAGACAACCTGCCGGCTGCCTTTGAGGATGGCTCGGTGAATGGTGGCGAGAGGCCAGGAGGGAGCAGCCTGACCATCCAGGAACATGCGCCCGGGCAGCACGTGGAGATTCGGGCTGCCTACATCGGCACCATCATTGCCGTGCGCCAGGCGGGCCGGCAGCTATCCTTCTCCATCCGGGCAGCTGAGGAGGTGGCGCGGTCCTTCACCGAAGAGCAGGACCTGCAACTCTGTGTGGGCGGCTGTCCGCCCAGCCAGCGCATCTCCCGCAGTGAGTGTCGCCACACCGGGATTGCCACTGAGACGGCGCGACTGCTGTGCAAGGAGAAGCTGCCGGTGGAGGACGTCTACTTCCAGTCGTGCGTCTTTGATGTGGTAACCTCAGGCGATGCCAATTTCACCCTGGCCGCGCATGGTGCTCTGGAGGATGCAAAGATGTTCCACCCAGATGCTGAGAAACTGCACATCTTCCAGACTGGGGCGGGCTGTTGTCTCATCTCCTTACCCTTCCTCCTTGTCATCATCACCTCTAACCTCTTGGCTATTCAGTTGTGCTTTTAA